One genomic window of Quercus lobata isolate SW786 chromosome 9, ValleyOak3.0 Primary Assembly, whole genome shotgun sequence includes the following:
- the LOC115960856 gene encoding uncharacterized protein LOC115960856 isoform X1 — MSSGSENRSSMAQCQLDGTVKELQKQSKVSYTRDFLISLADLDACKKLPCGFDPSILCEFDDASIWSSQSRHNTDWEMYYDNLSQSSWKYPVHEGILGHCASPRLSECLVGVSTLGFRDRGYHLLHKSNQPYKPPRPYQAVRHSGRQSIDSYNDKTFSSSECSGQEMAEEERRRRASFELMRNEQQRGIQEKQNKISNKHEENLGMVALLQNSIREMRLVDKCNESEQYVASASSNNDSVNSSSIESCAFIPTSPPGFTSRFIEERLGRKSLIDSSVAEVGDKVEEGITCGKSNPVANMACDSPEEGQSEKHSGPSNQLHETKHTSCCFNQSKGNEFIELNAEDDARDNSLGIPCQDQSTPILENLSSSASTKNNNEFSNFFEHFNVGSDQIKSLVICSSEFAHRMVEEGALVSDDILAETGSKVQPKQGLKPNSIIDFNEKSDSTIEISLPDEESLMTFDYSWLLPDEDSLITVDDFRFLSDNLDKADLFGSSSPVHNAGKLSDINVTLGEGNSSQLHLDGPNVHCKSNGLTGLETSKHTLHAQQSYSQFLHNPPYRGRPSFHSPVAQTHLNSRRNSKKSSYPCNHPPHHFGSTTMLPFLFQHPYGEPRPVNHLLLQQSIPGKLPPHLLNGLPTGVTPHFPINQIAFYGQDLNPMPDLCPTYQQQNVGGLGMPNHYHIDPRLGRDNNHRRFDALLEEELRARQMQLFTGSGPGPGTFGTQVNLGSWYRQ; from the exons ATGAGCTCAGGAAGTGAAAATCGAAGTTCCATGGCACAGTGTCAGTTGGATGGGACTGTCAAAGAGCTTcaaaa ACAGTCAAAAGTGTCATATACAAGAGATTTTCTGATTTCTTTAGCTGATTTGGATGCATGCAAGAAGTTACCGTGTGGGTTCGACCCATCGATTTTATG TGAATTTGATGATGCATCCATTTGGTCATCTCAGTCTAGGCATAACACAG ATTGGGAAATGTATTATGACAACCTATCTCAATCTTCATGGAAATATCCTGTACATGAAGGAATTCTGGGACATTGTGCTTCTCCAAGACTATCTGAATGTCTAGTTGGGGTTTCTACACTAGGATTTAGAGACAGAGGTTATCATCTGCTCCATAAGAGTAATCAACCGTATAAGCCTCCACGCCCATATCAg GCAGTACGTCATTCAGGAAGACAGAGTATTGACTCATATAATGACAAAACATTTAGTTCTTCTGAGTGTTCAGGTCAGGAGATGGCAGAGGAGGAAAGAAGGAGAAGAG CATCTTTTGAGTTGATGAGGAATGAACAGCAaagaggaattcaagaaaagcaaaataaaatctcaaacaAGCATGAAGAAAATTTAGGTATGGTAGCACTGCTGCAGAATTCCATACGTGAAATGAGGCTGGTGGACAAATGCAATGAATCGGAGCAATATGTGGCATCTGCATCTTCAAACAACGATTCTGTCAATAGTTCTTCCATAGAATCTTGTGCATTCATACCAACCTCACCTCCAGGTTTTACAAGCAGATTCATTGAGGAGAGGCTTGGAAGAAAATCTTTAATTGATTCTTCTGTAGCAGAG GTTGGTGACAAGGTTGAGGAGGGCATTACATGTGGCAAAAGTAACCCTGTAGCCAACATGGCTTGTGATAGTCCAGAGGAAGGACAATCAGAGAAGCATAGTGGTCCCAGCAATCAGTTGCATGAGACTAAACACACCAGTTGTTGTTTCAATCAAAGCAAAGGGAATGAGTTCATAGAACTCAATGCTGAAGATGATGCCAGAGACAATTCTTTGGGTATTCCTTGTCAGGATCAGTCAACGCCAATCCTTGAAAATCTTTCCAGCAGTGCTTCCACAAAAAACAACAATGAATTCTCCAATTTTTTCGAG CACTTTAATGTCGGATCTGATCAAATCAAAAGCCTTGTAATATGTTCTTCTGAATTTGCTCATCGAATGGTTGAAGAAGGTGCACTGGTCTCTGATGATATTCTGGCTGAAACTGGATCAAAAGTCCAACCTAAACAGGGGTTGAAACCTAATTCTATCATTGACTTCAATGAAAAATCTGATTCAACCATTGAAATTTCTTTGCCTGATGAAGAGAGTTTGATGACCTTTGACTACTCCTGGTTATTGCCTGATGAGGACAGTCTGATTACAGTTGATGACTTCAGGTTTTTGTCTGATAATTTAGACAAAGCTGATTTGTTTGGCTCAAGTTCCCCAGTTCATAATGCTGGGAAGCTATCTGATATAAATGTCACCCTCGGTGAGGGAAATTCTTCTCAACTGCATTTGGATGGTCCTAATGTCCACTGCAAATCTAATGGTTTAACGGGCTTGGAGACCTCTAAGCACACTTTGCATGCACAACAGTCCTACTCACAGTTTCTTCACAATCCGCCTTATAGGGGAAGGCCATCTTTCCATTCTCCAGTTGCTCAAACTCATCTAAATTCTAGGAGGAATTCCAAGAAGTCGTCCTATCCTTGCAATCATCCACCCCACCATTTTGGCTCTACAACTATGCTTCCATTTCTTTTCCAGCACCCTTATGGTGAGCCAAGACCTGTTAATCATTTGCTGTTGCAGCAGTCCATCCCAGGCAAACTTCCTCCTCACCTATTAAATGGACTTCCAACAGGAGTAACACCTCATTTTCCCATCAATCAAATAGCTTTTTATGGTCAGGACCTGAACCCAATGCCAGATCTTTGTCCAACCTATCAGCAACAAAACGTTGGAGGCCTTGGAATGCCAAATCATTACCACATAG ATCCTCGTCTTGGTAGAGATAATAATCACAGGAGGTTTGATGCTCTTCTTGAGGAGGAACTGAGGGCAAGACAGATGCAATTGTTTACTGGAAGTGGCCCTGGTCCAGGGACCTTTGGCACACAGGTTAACTTGGGATCTTGGTATAGACAATAG
- the LOC115960856 gene encoding uncharacterized protein LOC115960856 isoform X2: MSDWEMYYDNLSQSSWKYPVHEGILGHCASPRLSECLVGVSTLGFRDRGYHLLHKSNQPYKPPRPYQAVRHSGRQSIDSYNDKTFSSSECSGQEMAEEERRRRASFELMRNEQQRGIQEKQNKISNKHEENLGMVALLQNSIREMRLVDKCNESEQYVASASSNNDSVNSSSIESCAFIPTSPPGFTSRFIEERLGRKSLIDSSVAEVGDKVEEGITCGKSNPVANMACDSPEEGQSEKHSGPSNQLHETKHTSCCFNQSKGNEFIELNAEDDARDNSLGIPCQDQSTPILENLSSSASTKNNNEFSNFFEHFNVGSDQIKSLVICSSEFAHRMVEEGALVSDDILAETGSKVQPKQGLKPNSIIDFNEKSDSTIEISLPDEESLMTFDYSWLLPDEDSLITVDDFRFLSDNLDKADLFGSSSPVHNAGKLSDINVTLGEGNSSQLHLDGPNVHCKSNGLTGLETSKHTLHAQQSYSQFLHNPPYRGRPSFHSPVAQTHLNSRRNSKKSSYPCNHPPHHFGSTTMLPFLFQHPYGEPRPVNHLLLQQSIPGKLPPHLLNGLPTGVTPHFPINQIAFYGQDLNPMPDLCPTYQQQNVGGLGMPNHYHIDPRLGRDNNHRRFDALLEEELRARQMQLFTGSGPGPGTFGTQVNLGSWYRQ; encoded by the exons ATGAGTG ATTGGGAAATGTATTATGACAACCTATCTCAATCTTCATGGAAATATCCTGTACATGAAGGAATTCTGGGACATTGTGCTTCTCCAAGACTATCTGAATGTCTAGTTGGGGTTTCTACACTAGGATTTAGAGACAGAGGTTATCATCTGCTCCATAAGAGTAATCAACCGTATAAGCCTCCACGCCCATATCAg GCAGTACGTCATTCAGGAAGACAGAGTATTGACTCATATAATGACAAAACATTTAGTTCTTCTGAGTGTTCAGGTCAGGAGATGGCAGAGGAGGAAAGAAGGAGAAGAG CATCTTTTGAGTTGATGAGGAATGAACAGCAaagaggaattcaagaaaagcaaaataaaatctcaaacaAGCATGAAGAAAATTTAGGTATGGTAGCACTGCTGCAGAATTCCATACGTGAAATGAGGCTGGTGGACAAATGCAATGAATCGGAGCAATATGTGGCATCTGCATCTTCAAACAACGATTCTGTCAATAGTTCTTCCATAGAATCTTGTGCATTCATACCAACCTCACCTCCAGGTTTTACAAGCAGATTCATTGAGGAGAGGCTTGGAAGAAAATCTTTAATTGATTCTTCTGTAGCAGAG GTTGGTGACAAGGTTGAGGAGGGCATTACATGTGGCAAAAGTAACCCTGTAGCCAACATGGCTTGTGATAGTCCAGAGGAAGGACAATCAGAGAAGCATAGTGGTCCCAGCAATCAGTTGCATGAGACTAAACACACCAGTTGTTGTTTCAATCAAAGCAAAGGGAATGAGTTCATAGAACTCAATGCTGAAGATGATGCCAGAGACAATTCTTTGGGTATTCCTTGTCAGGATCAGTCAACGCCAATCCTTGAAAATCTTTCCAGCAGTGCTTCCACAAAAAACAACAATGAATTCTCCAATTTTTTCGAG CACTTTAATGTCGGATCTGATCAAATCAAAAGCCTTGTAATATGTTCTTCTGAATTTGCTCATCGAATGGTTGAAGAAGGTGCACTGGTCTCTGATGATATTCTGGCTGAAACTGGATCAAAAGTCCAACCTAAACAGGGGTTGAAACCTAATTCTATCATTGACTTCAATGAAAAATCTGATTCAACCATTGAAATTTCTTTGCCTGATGAAGAGAGTTTGATGACCTTTGACTACTCCTGGTTATTGCCTGATGAGGACAGTCTGATTACAGTTGATGACTTCAGGTTTTTGTCTGATAATTTAGACAAAGCTGATTTGTTTGGCTCAAGTTCCCCAGTTCATAATGCTGGGAAGCTATCTGATATAAATGTCACCCTCGGTGAGGGAAATTCTTCTCAACTGCATTTGGATGGTCCTAATGTCCACTGCAAATCTAATGGTTTAACGGGCTTGGAGACCTCTAAGCACACTTTGCATGCACAACAGTCCTACTCACAGTTTCTTCACAATCCGCCTTATAGGGGAAGGCCATCTTTCCATTCTCCAGTTGCTCAAACTCATCTAAATTCTAGGAGGAATTCCAAGAAGTCGTCCTATCCTTGCAATCATCCACCCCACCATTTTGGCTCTACAACTATGCTTCCATTTCTTTTCCAGCACCCTTATGGTGAGCCAAGACCTGTTAATCATTTGCTGTTGCAGCAGTCCATCCCAGGCAAACTTCCTCCTCACCTATTAAATGGACTTCCAACAGGAGTAACACCTCATTTTCCCATCAATCAAATAGCTTTTTATGGTCAGGACCTGAACCCAATGCCAGATCTTTGTCCAACCTATCAGCAACAAAACGTTGGAGGCCTTGGAATGCCAAATCATTACCACATAG ATCCTCGTCTTGGTAGAGATAATAATCACAGGAGGTTTGATGCTCTTCTTGAGGAGGAACTGAGGGCAAGACAGATGCAATTGTTTACTGGAAGTGGCCCTGGTCCAGGGACCTTTGGCACACAGGTTAACTTGGGATCTTGGTATAGACAATAG